In one Nicotiana sylvestris chromosome 8, ASM39365v2, whole genome shotgun sequence genomic region, the following are encoded:
- the LOC104220295 gene encoding uncharacterized protein, whose amino-acid sequence MERIIGEKYKLGRKIGSGSFGVIYLATHIETFEIVAVKIENRQTRHPQLLYEAKLYTILQGGSGIPNIKWRGVDGNDSVLIIDLLGPSLEDLVVHCGRKFSLKTVLMLADQMITRIEYLHSKGFLHRDIKPDNFLMGLGRKANQVYIIDFGLAKRYRDPATNRHIPYRENKNLTGTARYASCNTHLGIEQSRRDDLESLGYVLLYFLRGSLPWQGLKADTKKQKYDKIREKKVSTPIEVLCKSLPVEFASYLHYCHSLTFDQRPDYGFLKRLFRDLFTREGYKLDYVFDWTILKYQQTQSSRSQLELPSLHPLSVTTGTGALPKVLNKQGFNNATHLAEATKQKVSGSFGRGDGSATYLKPDNRTGKNITTDASVPSTSLADAFKRFTKHEDSIEAGNVGHAQSGKTGASSSKLHFLSRISSAK is encoded by the exons ATGGAGAGAATAATTGGGGAGAAGTACAAGCTAGGTAGGAAGATTGGAAGCGGCTCTTTTGGCGTTATATATCTGG CTACCCACATCGAAACCTTTGAGATTGTTGCTGTCAAAATT GAAAATAGGCAGACAAGACACCCTCAGTTGCTTTATGAGGCAAAGCTGTACACTATACTTCAGGGAGGAA GTGGTATTCCTAATATAAAATGGCGTGGGGTTGATGGGAATGACAGCGTCCTCATTATTGACCTGCTTGGTCCCAGTCTTGAAGACCTCGTTGTACACTGTGGGAGGAAATTCTCACTAAAAACTGTTCTAATGTTGGCTGATCAGATG ATCACGAGAATAGAGTATTTGCATTCAAAAGGATTTCTACACAGAGACATAAAACCAGATAACTTTCTCATGGGTCTTGGCAGGAAGGCAAATCAG GTTTACATTATTGATTTCGGACTTGCAAAAAGATATCGTGATCCCGCCACAAACCGTCATATTCCTTACAG AGAGAACAAAAACTTGACAGGGACAGCAAGGTATGCCAGTTGCAATACACATTTGGGGATAG AGCAAAGTCGGAGGGATGATCTGGAATCTCTTGGCTACGTTCTTTTATACTTCTTGAGAGGCAG CCTTCCATGGCAGGGTCTAAAAGCTGATACCAAGAAGCAAAAATACGACAAGATCCGTGAGAAAAAAGTATCAACACCAATTGAG GTTTTATGCAAATCTCTTCCAGTGGAGTTTGCTTCATACTTGCATTATTGTCACTCTTTAACATTTGACCAGCGCCCTGATTATGGATTCCTGAAGCGCTTGTTTCGTGACTTATTTACTCGTGAAG GGTATAAATTGGATTATGTGTTTGATTGGACCATCTTGAAATATCAGCAGACGCAGAGCTCTAGGTCGCAGCTAGAACTACCA AGCCTGCATCCACTTTCTGTAACGACTGGCACTGGAGCATTGCCAAAGGTTTTAAATAAGCAAG gatttaataaTGCCACGCACTTAGCTGAAGCTACAAAGCAGAAGGTATCAGGTAGTTTTGGACGTGGTGATGGATCAGCAACCTATCTGAAACCTGATAATCGTACTGGAAAAAAT ATAACAACCGATGCTTCTGTTCCTTCTACATCGTTGGCTGATGCCTTCAAGAGATTCACAAAACACGAAGATTCAATTGAAGCTGGAAATGTAGGGCATGCACAGAGTGGAAAAACTGGTGCTTCAAGCAGCAAGCTGCATTTCTTAAGCAGGATTTCTTCAGCCAAGTAA